One genomic window of Mucilaginibacter sp. SJ includes the following:
- a CDS encoding alpha/beta hydrolase, which yields MKNKILLLSLALCLLAFTKVLAQSKEWLTDTPDTSFNIARDFKNNIKKYPFIKIVPDSPSKAVTEVRNLVYGRVGGRELHIDTFTPSAVKKKPTPAVIIIHGGGWRSGNRAQHIPLAQHLAALGYASFTVEYRLSTEALYPAAVNDIKWAIQWLHTNAKRFNINPDKITVLGFSAGGQLAALVGMTSGLNKFDALNSNKEYPSSVQAVIDIDGTLTFVAPDAWETQNQQTVAASTMWLGYKRTENLAIWTEASPLTYAERNKLPFLFLNSAVDRMHAGRDAFKNMMDKKGVYVRIESFKDTPHTFCLYRPWFDPMVTDIDQFLTKIFK from the coding sequence ATGAAAAACAAGATCCTCCTTTTGAGCTTAGCTTTATGCCTGCTTGCATTTACAAAAGTTTTGGCGCAATCTAAAGAATGGCTAACCGATACCCCGGATACCTCTTTTAACATTGCGCGCGATTTTAAAAATAATATAAAGAAGTACCCTTTCATTAAGATCGTTCCTGATAGCCCTTCAAAAGCGGTTACCGAGGTGCGTAACCTCGTTTATGGCCGGGTGGGCGGCCGCGAGCTGCATATTGATACCTTTACGCCTTCAGCAGTTAAGAAAAAGCCAACGCCTGCGGTAATTATCATACATGGCGGTGGCTGGCGCTCGGGTAACCGTGCACAACATATTCCGCTGGCGCAACATTTGGCTGCTTTAGGTTATGCCAGTTTTACGGTAGAGTATCGCTTGTCTACCGAAGCGCTTTACCCCGCAGCGGTGAATGATATCAAATGGGCAATACAATGGCTGCACACTAATGCTAAAAGATTTAATATTAACCCAGATAAGATCACTGTTTTGGGTTTTTCGGCAGGCGGGCAGCTGGCCGCGCTGGTAGGAATGACTTCGGGTTTAAATAAATTCGATGCTTTGAATTCAAATAAAGAGTATCCAAGTTCAGTACAGGCTGTCATTGATATTGATGGCACACTCACATTTGTGGCTCCCGACGCCTGGGAAACCCAAAATCAGCAAACCGTTGCAGCATCAACCATGTGGCTTGGCTATAAACGGACCGAAAACCTTGCTATCTGGACAGAGGCCAGTCCGCTTACTTATGCCGAACGTAATAAGCTCCCTTTTCTGTTCCTGAATAGCGCGGTTGACAGAATGCACGCCGGCCGTGACGCATTTAAAAACATGATGGATAAGAAAGGCGTATATGTGCGGATCGAGAGTTTTAAAGATACACCGCACACTTTCTGCTTATACCGGCCCTGGTTTGATCCCATGGTAACCGATATTGATCAATTTTTGACTAAAATATTTAAATAA
- a CDS encoding pectinesterase family protein, translated as MKKVILSLLLLAAVVICKAQPVARVYKEITVAQDGSGDFKSIQEAVNAVRDLGAVQVPIHIKKGIYHEKLVIPSWKTHISLIGEDKENTIITNGDYSGKPVPGGKDAFGRDKFSTYTSYTVLVAGNNFRAENLTIINSAGRVGQAVALHVEGDRCIVRNCKLLGNQDTLYTATTTSRELFEDCYIEGTTDFLFGEATVVFQRCIIKSLVNSYITAAATTSLQKYGYVLMDCKLIADGSVNKEYLGRPWRSYAKTVYLNTEMGAHIIPQGWDPWKGDSMFPDKEKTAYYAEYKSTGPGANPKVRVNWSHQLTDQEAKQYTIKNILGGSDNWDPEAK; from the coding sequence ATGAAAAAGGTCATACTTAGCTTGTTGCTACTGGCGGCTGTGGTTATTTGCAAGGCGCAGCCCGTTGCCAGGGTTTATAAAGAAATAACTGTGGCGCAGGATGGCAGCGGCGATTTTAAATCCATTCAGGAAGCAGTAAACGCGGTTCGTGATCTGGGCGCGGTACAGGTGCCCATCCATATCAAAAAAGGTATCTATCACGAAAAGCTGGTAATACCATCGTGGAAAACTCATATCTCGCTTATTGGTGAGGATAAGGAAAATACCATTATTACTAATGGTGATTATTCGGGAAAACCTGTACCCGGGGGCAAGGATGCCTTTGGCAGAGATAAATTTTCAACGTACACTTCGTACACAGTACTGGTTGCCGGCAATAATTTCAGGGCAGAAAATCTTACTATTATCAATTCGGCCGGCCGGGTAGGCCAGGCTGTGGCACTGCATGTAGAAGGCGACCGCTGCATTGTGCGTAACTGTAAGCTGCTGGGCAACCAGGATACGCTCTATACCGCTACCACTACATCGCGCGAGTTATTTGAGGATTGTTATATTGAAGGCACTACAGATTTTCTGTTTGGAGAAGCTACCGTTGTTTTCCAGCGATGTATTATTAAAAGCCTCGTCAACTCATATATTACGGCAGCAGCCACTACTTCTTTGCAAAAATATGGTTATGTGCTGATGGACTGTAAGCTCATTGCCGATGGATCGGTAAACAAGGAATATTTGGGCAGGCCATGGAGATCATACGCTAAAACGGTATATCTGAATACCGAAATGGGCGCGCATATCATTCCCCAGGGCTGGGATCCCTGGAAAGGCGATAGCATGTTCCCCGATAAAGAAAAGACAGCCTATTATGCCGAATATAAAAGCACCGGACCAGGCGCAAATCCCAAAGTCCGTGTAAACTGGTCGCATCAGCTTACAGATCAGGAAGCAAAACAATACACAATCAAGAATATCCTTGGCGGCAGCGATAACTGGGACCCGGAAGCTAAATAA
- a CDS encoding glycoside hydrolase family 43 protein, which yields MKNTICMLAFTASVSFVNAQVKSVAKSNYISKVWVADQGNGTYKNPVLSADYSDPDAIRVGDDFYLVSSSFEDIPGLPILHSKDLVNWSIIGHALVRQPPFDHFDIPRHGDGVWAPALRYYKGEFYLYYPDPDYGIYLIKAKTAAGPWSNPVMVYPGKGLIDPCPLVDDDGQMYLAHGFAGSRAGIKSVIAVNKLNADGTKVTDAGVIVYDGHETDPTIEGPKIYKRNGYYYIFAPAGGVPTGWQLVLRSKNIYGPYERKVVMDQGKTTINGPHQGAWVTTQTGEDWFLHFQDKEQYGRVVHLQPMIWKNNWPVIGSDKDGDGKGEPVLVYKKPDVGKTYPIETPVESDEFNGSTPGLQWQWMANAQANWYYMNPGKGALRLYSDKMPDGAKNLWGAGNVLLQKFMAPEFEATTKMTFTPNIKLEEKAGLTIMGFSYAGIAVKNKKDGVYLVFDHCKDADKGNAEEEKTIAKLVKPTVWLRVKVSAGAKCDFSYSTDGQTFITAGETFQAEVGRWIGAKVGIFCTRDTQINDSGYADFDWFRVTPVDR from the coding sequence ATGAAAAACACCATCTGCATGCTGGCTTTTACTGCCAGTGTATCTTTTGTTAACGCGCAGGTAAAATCTGTTGCAAAAAGTAACTATATATCTAAAGTATGGGTTGCCGACCAGGGCAATGGCACCTATAAAAACCCGGTGCTGAGTGCCGATTACTCAGATCCGGACGCGATACGGGTAGGCGATGACTTTTATCTTGTTTCATCCAGTTTTGAGGATATCCCGGGCTTGCCCATATTGCATTCAAAAGATTTGGTGAACTGGAGTATCATTGGCCACGCCCTGGTACGCCAGCCACCGTTTGATCATTTCGATATTCCCCGCCACGGTGATGGTGTTTGGGCGCCTGCATTACGCTATTATAAAGGTGAATTTTATTTGTATTACCCTGATCCGGATTATGGCATTTACCTTATAAAAGCCAAAACCGCGGCCGGTCCATGGAGCAACCCTGTAATGGTTTACCCGGGCAAAGGTTTGATTGATCCCTGTCCGCTGGTAGATGACGACGGCCAAATGTACCTTGCACATGGCTTCGCGGGCAGCCGTGCCGGTATTAAAAGTGTTATCGCTGTAAATAAGTTAAATGCAGATGGCACCAAGGTAACTGATGCCGGAGTAATAGTTTATGATGGCCACGAAACCGACCCAACCATTGAGGGGCCAAAAATTTACAAGCGAAATGGTTATTACTATATTTTCGCCCCGGCGGGTGGTGTGCCTACCGGATGGCAGCTGGTATTAAGGTCAAAAAACATTTATGGCCCCTACGAGCGTAAAGTAGTGATGGACCAGGGTAAAACAACCATCAATGGCCCGCATCAGGGGGCCTGGGTTACTACCCAAACCGGTGAGGACTGGTTCCTTCACTTTCAGGATAAAGAACAATATGGCCGCGTGGTGCACCTGCAACCTATGATTTGGAAAAATAACTGGCCGGTAATAGGCTCCGACAAAGATGGCGACGGCAAAGGCGAACCTGTACTGGTTTACAAAAAACCGGATGTTGGTAAAACTTACCCCATCGAAACACCGGTTGAAAGTGATGAGTTTAATGGAAGCACCCCCGGCCTGCAATGGCAGTGGATGGCTAACGCGCAGGCCAATTGGTATTATATGAACCCCGGTAAAGGAGCGCTAAGACTTTATTCAGATAAGATGCCCGACGGTGCCAAAAACCTTTGGGGGGCCGGAAATGTGCTGCTTCAGAAATTTATGGCCCCCGAGTTTGAGGCTACGACCAAAATGACCTTTACCCCCAACATTAAACTGGAAGAAAAAGCAGGTTTAACCATTATGGGTTTCAGCTATGCCGGCATAGCGGTTAAAAATAAAAAAGATGGCGTGTACCTGGTATTTGACCATTGTAAAGATGCGGATAAAGGCAACGCCGAAGAAGAAAAAACCATTGCTAAACTGGTTAAGCCAACTGTGTGGCTGCGCGTAAAAGTAAGCGCCGGGGCTAAGTGCGATTTTAGCTACAGTACAGACGGGCAAACATTCATCACTGCCGGCGAAACGTTCCAGGCCGAAGTAGGGCGATGGATAGGCGCCAAGGTCGGCATATTCTGTACGCGTGATACACAGATCAATGATTCGGGCTATGCTGATTTTGACTGGTTTAGGGTTACGCCTGTTGACAGATAA
- a CDS encoding hybrid sensor histidine kinase/response regulator transcription factor yields the protein MHCITEHYSTEDGLSHDVITSIFKDRQGYMWFGTWDGLNRFDGRKFTVFKSLAGDSSQINNNRIDQITEDNYDHLWIKAYDTQIYRFDKKTGRFLSLAIILNLKEKINFDKILSVDQDAIWISTLNNGIICVSGINTAGMRYRLYAQNATTASTPPSKRFKFFYEDSEGKKWIGAERGLICLEKRQKGGHYEISDLNQHTEEAFTCIAESKSQLFFGTKSGTLYLYDKQEKQFSKQRISSADINAVLVNRSHTKAYLTTGSGELISFTMGIGLLSRAVYRTGESLHRIFEDHSGALWIEPGTKGVVRFDPLTQKFAMFIQRNDARNTNFANHFKVMEDKNGVVWCVLRDGGFGYYDNDLKQFNYFYNEPGSKSRRFSNLVTTAYYDPAGIFWLHTDEHGLEKIIFPPNVFQTSLLNKYGDFQSDNEVRGICADRQNRLWLGLKNGQVLVYKNGKQIPVTFTNLAGPNIGAVYCITQGSNGVIWMGTKTKGLYQAIPTDPSELHYRLINYHNNPSDPASICSDEIYSIKEDKEGRVWIGTFDNGLCLLNKKNGNISFTRLSEAGTGYPQTCLKIRHLATDARGRLWIAATGGLVILNYKDSKLLYETYKKIPGNTQSLGNNDIQHIYRDSENRMWLVTSGGGLNQAITDPRTGLQKFKAYTSKQGLANDYIMSCIGDKYHHLWLATKAGLSMFDLNTQKFKNFNSYDGIPKKGFSESACQATTDGKLVFGAVRGYMVFDPGQVKNDAINANLVLTNLQVNSRDVAIKDSTGILDRDINYSDGIKLTYNQNILSLDYAVLDYRSVNHLTIAYRLKGFDNEWHDASDQQRATYTNLPAGNYLFEIKCDDPDRFINIPYKGLAITVLAAPWAAWWAYVIYAIIIGLILAAIRQNALTVLKLKHKVAVEQKMTELKLGFFTNISHELRTPLTLIINPINELVQRAYLSRDDHQYLAIIQRNANRMVRFVNQLLDFRKVQSGKAKLNLSAIDMVGLITDVAGYFEGTRQQKNIEFAFKTDVDTAMVWLDPEKIETVIYNLIANAYKFTPERKKITVHLQMRETGDMIIDVTDEGCGVPPSEIDGLFDLYTEGSNTGHLKGTGIGLALSKELIELHQGTISAQNREPNGFLVRITLPVKPVAATTPVADTTASTLLQGSPIALNNNPAVYTEPNRPLLVLVEDNQDMRELIRMQLSGRYRLETADDGVEGWEKISKLQPDVILSDVMMPRMDGLELLEKIRNDAATSHIPVILLTAKTAIESQIAGLDYGADYYITKPFDTGFLLTTLKSIIERRTRLVNEMMSGRAIVSLNPGDIIVTSKDEIFLKTVLEIIDTSMDNPDFNIESVAEVINMSRQTFYRKLKSLTQLSPVEFVRDHRLLRAQQLLDAGSDNISQIAYAVGFNSPKYFATCFKAKFNISPSDYQKTSKSSTEIIQ from the coding sequence ATGCATTGCATAACAGAACATTACTCAACCGAAGACGGCCTATCCCATGATGTTATTACGTCAATATTCAAAGACCGGCAGGGATATATGTGGTTTGGTACCTGGGATGGGCTTAACCGCTTTGATGGGCGTAAATTTACCGTTTTCAAATCTTTAGCCGGCGACTCATCACAAATCAATAATAATCGTATCGATCAAATTACCGAAGACAATTACGATCATCTTTGGATCAAAGCTTATGATACCCAAATCTATCGTTTCGATAAAAAGACCGGGCGCTTTCTTTCACTTGCCATTATCCTCAACCTGAAAGAGAAGATCAATTTTGATAAGATCTTATCCGTGGACCAGGACGCTATATGGATCAGTACATTAAATAACGGAATTATTTGCGTTAGCGGGATCAATACTGCGGGAATGCGCTACAGATTGTATGCTCAAAACGCTACAACAGCGTCGACGCCGCCTTCAAAAAGATTTAAATTTTTTTATGAGGATAGCGAGGGAAAGAAATGGATTGGAGCAGAACGGGGCCTTATATGCCTTGAAAAACGGCAAAAAGGTGGCCACTACGAAATATCTGATTTAAATCAACACACAGAGGAAGCATTTACCTGTATTGCAGAAAGCAAATCACAGCTATTCTTCGGTACAAAAAGCGGCACTTTATACCTATATGATAAACAAGAAAAACAATTCTCAAAACAGCGGATTAGCAGTGCAGATATAAATGCGGTATTGGTTAACCGTAGCCATACAAAAGCTTATTTAACAACGGGCAGCGGCGAGCTGATATCATTTACCATGGGAATAGGCCTGTTATCCCGGGCGGTCTATCGCACCGGCGAATCACTACATAGGATTTTCGAAGATCATTCGGGCGCTCTTTGGATTGAGCCAGGCACAAAAGGGGTAGTCCGTTTTGATCCGCTAACTCAAAAATTCGCCATGTTCATCCAAAGAAATGATGCCAGGAACACCAATTTTGCAAATCATTTTAAGGTGATGGAAGATAAAAACGGCGTTGTTTGGTGTGTGCTCAGGGACGGCGGTTTTGGCTATTACGATAACGATTTAAAACAGTTTAACTATTTTTATAATGAGCCGGGTTCCAAGAGCCGCCGTTTTTCAAACCTTGTAACAACAGCGTATTACGATCCGGCCGGTATATTTTGGTTGCATACAGATGAACACGGCCTGGAAAAAATTATTTTCCCGCCAAACGTTTTTCAAACCAGTTTACTGAATAAATATGGCGATTTCCAATCAGATAACGAGGTAAGAGGAATTTGTGCCGACCGGCAAAACAGGCTATGGCTTGGGTTAAAGAACGGGCAGGTTTTAGTTTACAAAAACGGGAAACAGATACCGGTAACTTTCACAAATTTGGCAGGGCCAAATATTGGCGCTGTTTATTGTATTACCCAGGGCAGTAACGGAGTAATCTGGATGGGGACTAAAACAAAAGGCTTATATCAGGCTATACCTACAGATCCATCAGAACTTCATTACCGGCTGATAAATTATCACAACAACCCCTCCGATCCGGCATCTATTTGCAGCGACGAAATTTATTCAATAAAAGAAGATAAAGAAGGGCGCGTTTGGATAGGTACATTTGATAACGGGCTATGCTTGCTTAATAAAAAAAATGGCAATATATCATTTACGAGGCTTTCTGAAGCCGGTACGGGATATCCGCAAACATGTCTTAAAATAAGGCACCTTGCAACGGATGCCAGAGGCCGTTTATGGATAGCAGCCACAGGGGGCCTGGTGATCTTGAATTACAAAGACAGTAAACTTTTATACGAAACTTATAAGAAGATACCCGGCAACACTCAAAGCCTGGGCAATAACGATATCCAGCATATTTATCGTGATAGCGAAAACAGGATGTGGCTTGTAACATCCGGCGGCGGCCTAAACCAGGCGATTACTGACCCGCGGACCGGGCTGCAAAAGTTTAAAGCATACACCTCAAAACAAGGTTTGGCCAATGATTATATCATGAGTTGCATTGGCGATAAATATCACCATTTATGGCTGGCAACTAAAGCCGGTTTATCCATGTTTGATCTGAATACCCAAAAGTTTAAGAATTTTAACTCTTATGACGGGATTCCCAAAAAAGGCTTTTCTGAAAGTGCATGCCAGGCAACAACTGATGGTAAACTGGTATTTGGTGCAGTGAGGGGCTATATGGTTTTCGATCCGGGCCAGGTTAAGAACGATGCGATTAACGCGAATTTAGTATTAACCAACCTGCAGGTTAACAGCAGGGATGTGGCCATTAAAGATAGTACCGGGATCCTTGATCGGGATATTAACTATTCAGATGGTATTAAATTGACGTATAATCAAAATATTTTAAGCCTGGACTATGCTGTTTTAGACTATCGTTCGGTTAATCACCTAACCATCGCTTACCGTTTAAAGGGATTTGATAACGAATGGCATGATGCCAGCGATCAACAACGGGCCACTTATACTAACCTGCCGGCTGGCAACTATCTTTTCGAGATAAAATGTGACGATCCTGACAGGTTTATAAATATACCTTATAAAGGTTTGGCTATTACGGTGCTCGCGGCCCCCTGGGCCGCCTGGTGGGCATATGTTATTTATGCCATAATTATTGGTTTAATCCTGGCCGCTATCAGGCAAAATGCTTTAACTGTGCTGAAGTTAAAGCATAAGGTGGCTGTTGAGCAGAAAATGACTGAATTAAAGCTGGGTTTCTTTACTAATATTTCGCACGAATTGCGTACGCCGCTTACGCTTATCATCAACCCCATTAATGAACTTGTACAAAGGGCATACCTTAGCAGGGACGATCATCAATACCTGGCTATTATTCAGCGCAACGCAAACCGTATGGTCCGTTTTGTAAACCAATTACTGGATTTTAGGAAGGTCCAAAGCGGCAAGGCCAAACTAAACCTTTCGGCTATTGATATGGTCGGTCTTATTACCGATGTAGCCGGCTATTTTGAAGGGACACGGCAACAGAAAAATATTGAATTTGCCTTTAAAACGGATGTAGATACGGCGATGGTTTGGCTTGATCCTGAAAAAATAGAAACCGTAATATATAACCTGATAGCAAACGCCTATAAGTTTACTCCCGAAAGAAAAAAAATCACCGTCCATTTGCAGATGCGGGAAACCGGGGATATGATAATTGATGTTACTGATGAGGGTTGCGGTGTACCGCCCTCTGAAATTGACGGCTTGTTTGATCTTTACACTGAAGGCTCTAATACAGGGCATCTAAAGGGTACCGGCATTGGCCTGGCCTTGTCAAAAGAATTGATTGAGCTGCACCAGGGAACCATCAGCGCGCAGAACAGGGAACCTAATGGTTTTTTAGTACGGATAACCTTGCCCGTAAAGCCTGTTGCTGCAACCACTCCTGTTGCTGATACAACAGCAAGTACCTTGTTACAGGGATCCCCTATCGCCCTTAATAATAACCCAGCAGTTTATACAGAGCCGAATAGGCCTCTGTTGGTTTTAGTAGAAGATAATCAGGATATGCGCGAATTGATCAGGATGCAGTTAAGTGGCAGGTACCGTTTAGAGACTGCTGATGATGGTGTTGAAGGCTGGGAAAAAATATCGAAGCTACAACCTGATGTAATTTTAAGCGACGTAATGATGCCTCGAATGGATGGACTGGAACTATTGGAAAAAATAAGGAATGATGCCGCCACCAGCCATATCCCGGTAATATTACTCACTGCTAAAACAGCTATTGAAAGCCAGATCGCCGGTTTAGATTACGGAGCCGATTACTATATCACAAAGCCATTTGATACCGGCTTTTTATTAACTACCCTTAAAAGTATTATTGAACGCCGAACCAGATTAGTGAATGAAATGATGTCAGGACGGGCTATAGTGAGTTTAAATCCGGGGGATATTATTGTAACATCAAAAGATGAAATATTCTTAAAAACGGTGTTGGAGATTATTGACACAAGTATGGACAACCCTGATTTTAATATCGAGTCGGTTGCCGAGGTAATCAACATGTCCAGGCAAACCTTTTATCGCAAACTAAAAAGCCTTACTCAGCTTAGCCCTGTTGAATTTGTTCGCGACCACAGGCTTTTACGGGCGCAGCAACTGCTGGATGCCGGCAGCGACAATATCTCGCAAATCGCTTATGCCGTAGGTTTTAATAGTCCTAAATATTTTGCTACCTGTTTTAAAGCCAAATTCAATATTTCTCCTTCCGATTATCAAAAAACGTCAAAGTCATCTACCGAGATAATTCAATAA
- a CDS encoding glycoside hydrolase family 88/105 protein — protein sequence MMKTFLRLQILVFILLVQTVCAQSARPYSQQMAHTVMTIWKDSLPTGNKWTYDQGVILKGIENIWHQTGDRQYFDFIKHCMDKFVQPDGNIRTYNLADHNLDFILCGRNVLMLYRQTHEDKYLKAVQTLREQLRTQPRTFDGGFWHKKRYPNQMWLDGLYMAEPFYAEYAATFHEDTAFNDIARQFILMEKHSRDEKTGLLYHAWDASKKERWADPQTGRSPNFWGRAMGWYGMALVDALGQFPANHPRRKELLAILQRYAVAVKRWQDQPTGLWYQVLDKGNEKGNYQEASVSCMFVYTLAKAVRQKYLPANYIPVAQKGYAGIIKNFIRTDDKGLLVLDGTVQVGGLGGKPYRDGSYAYYLSEKVITNDAKGVGAFILAATEIEGLKGKK from the coding sequence ATGATGAAAACCTTTTTACGCCTGCAAATACTTGTTTTTATATTATTAGTCCAAACGGTCTGTGCACAATCAGCCAGGCCCTATTCACAGCAAATGGCCCATACGGTGATGACGATATGGAAAGACAGCCTGCCAACAGGCAACAAATGGACTTATGATCAGGGTGTTATATTGAAAGGAATAGAAAATATCTGGCATCAAACCGGCGACAGGCAATATTTCGATTTTATAAAACACTGTATGGATAAATTCGTCCAGCCAGATGGCAATATTCGTACCTATAACCTGGCCGACCATAACCTCGATTTTATTCTCTGCGGCCGCAATGTGCTGATGCTTTACCGGCAAACACATGAGGATAAATACCTAAAAGCTGTGCAAACATTGCGCGAACAATTGCGTACCCAGCCCCGTACATTTGATGGTGGTTTCTGGCACAAAAAACGTTACCCGAACCAGATGTGGCTGGATGGGCTGTATATGGCCGAGCCGTTTTACGCCGAATACGCGGCCACTTTTCATGAGGATACCGCTTTCAATGATATTGCCCGACAGTTTATATTAATGGAAAAGCATTCGCGGGACGAAAAAACGGGATTGCTGTACCATGCCTGGGATGCATCAAAGAAAGAGCGCTGGGCCGATCCGCAAACCGGCCGTTCGCCAAACTTTTGGGGACGCGCCATGGGCTGGTACGGTATGGCGCTGGTTGACGCGTTGGGTCAATTTCCTGCCAATCACCCCCGCCGTAAGGAATTGCTGGCTATCCTGCAGCGTTATGCCGTAGCGGTGAAACGCTGGCAGGATCAACCTACCGGGCTTTGGTACCAGGTACTGGACAAAGGAAATGAAAAAGGTAATTACCAGGAAGCTTCGGTATCGTGTATGTTTGTGTATACGCTGGCTAAGGCTGTACGTCAAAAATATCTGCCGGCAAATTATATACCTGTAGCGCAGAAAGGGTATGCAGGTATTATTAAAAATTTTATCCGCACCGATGACAAAGGTCTTTTGGTGTTGGATGGCACTGTTCAGGTAGGCGGTTTGGGCGGAAAGCCTTACCGTGACGGCAGCTACGCTTATTACCTGAGTGAAAAGGTGATTACCAATGATGCCAAAGGTGTTGGCGCTTTTATACTTGCCGCTACAGAAATTGAAGGGTTGAAGGGAAAAAAATAA